The following are from one region of the Paracoccus sp. S3-43 genome:
- a CDS encoding aconitase family protein, protein MSGQADPSHRQALTFPGRVLFLTASADMLHRQIAGEDITLTQGGPLRDDISTDEITPLPTLLNFDATLGRHAHTGLKCEGAFPIGERTLLDGGFQVLVGGTRYGKGSSREHSPLAEYSAGIRLVIAESFERIYRQNCDNIGLLTSTDFSLLDRIQAGEAISLDDIVAGRDALAAAITRDGGLLNYGQKRMKGVTVGALADTDRPMTLAEKIIRRHALQVQGFDWPMTPGTGGFVRADFRFIHEYYTGMAAHMLHSRFGEPLELHDPDTIILFEDHNSYAHRSPTHVKNNLLGGIRRLSDAHRAFARAYGLKDHGYLLGEGGSEGISHAMMAESYALPGQILVGTDSHTPHSGAVGCFAYGVGTTDMANAFMTGACRLTMPETLLIRLEGERRPGVTAKDIVLKLLAEPDIKAGYGVGKVFEFAGPVIASLSTDERATFTNMVAELGGLTGLVEPDAETVRFIKERRGVDVVLEPWMKSDPGATYAGTITLDCSTVEPMVALPGDPGNGMNLSAVADRPRVDIAYGGSCTAGKREDFDHYHQVLRWAADRGLRVREGVTLYLQCGTVQVRDYCIAKGYLKTFQEVGAEMLQPACGACGQCGPGVSTAPDQVTVSAINRNFPGRGGPGSVWLASPPTVAASAIAGELVSFEELKQRFG, encoded by the coding sequence ATGAGCGGACAAGCAGACCCCAGCCACCGGCAGGCGCTGACCTTCCCGGGACGCGTGCTGTTCCTGACGGCCTCGGCGGACATGCTGCACCGCCAGATCGCGGGCGAGGACATCACCCTGACGCAGGGGGGACCGCTGCGCGACGACATCTCGACCGATGAGATCACGCCGCTGCCCACGCTGCTGAACTTCGATGCGACGCTGGGCCGCCATGCCCATACCGGCCTGAAATGCGAGGGCGCGTTTCCCATCGGTGAACGGACCCTGCTGGACGGCGGGTTCCAGGTGCTGGTCGGCGGCACGCGATACGGCAAGGGATCCTCGCGCGAACACAGCCCGCTGGCGGAATACAGCGCCGGGATCCGCCTGGTGATCGCGGAAAGCTTCGAACGCATCTATCGCCAGAACTGTGACAATATCGGACTGCTGACCTCGACGGACTTTTCACTGTTGGACCGCATCCAGGCAGGCGAGGCGATTTCTCTGGACGATATCGTTGCCGGTCGTGACGCGCTTGCCGCCGCCATCACCCGCGACGGTGGGTTGCTGAATTACGGCCAGAAGCGGATGAAGGGTGTTACCGTCGGCGCCTTGGCTGACACGGACCGCCCGATGACGCTGGCCGAAAAGATCATCCGCCGCCATGCCTTGCAGGTCCAGGGCTTCGACTGGCCGATGACGCCCGGCACCGGCGGCTTCGTGCGCGCCGATTTCCGCTTCATCCATGAATACTATACCGGCATGGCGGCCCACATGCTGCATTCGCGGTTCGGTGAGCCGCTGGAACTGCACGATCCCGACACGATCATCCTGTTCGAGGATCACAATTCCTATGCCCATCGCAGCCCGACGCATGTGAAAAACAACCTGCTGGGCGGCATCCGGCGACTGTCGGATGCGCATCGCGCCTTCGCGCGGGCCTATGGGCTGAAAGACCACGGCTATCTGCTGGGCGAGGGGGGATCCGAGGGGATCTCGCACGCGATGATGGCGGAATCCTATGCGCTGCCCGGCCAGATCCTGGTGGGGACCGATTCGCACACGCCGCATTCCGGCGCGGTCGGCTGTTTCGCCTATGGGGTCGGCACCACCGACATGGCCAATGCCTTCATGACCGGCGCCTGCCGCCTGACCATGCCCGAAACGCTGCTGATCCGGCTGGAGGGCGAGCGCCGCCCCGGCGTCACGGCAAAGGACATCGTGCTGAAGCTGCTGGCCGAACCCGACATCAAGGCGGGCTACGGCGTCGGCAAGGTGTTCGAATTCGCAGGCCCGGTCATCGCATCGCTTTCGACCGACGAACGCGCGACCTTCACCAACATGGTCGCCGAACTGGGCGGGCTGACCGGCCTGGTCGAGCCGGACGCGGAAACCGTCCGCTTCATCAAGGAACGGCGCGGCGTCGATGTGGTGCTGGAACCTTGGATGAAAAGCGATCCCGGCGCGACCTATGCGGGCACGATCACGCTGGACTGTTCCACCGTCGAGCCGATGGTGGCCCTGCCCGGCGATCCCGGCAATGGCATGAACCTGTCGGCGGTGGCGGACCGGCCCCGCGTGGACATCGCCTATGGCGGATCCTGCACCGCCGGAAAACGCGAGGATTTCGACCATTACCATCAGGTTCTTCGCTGGGCTGCCGATCGCGGGCTGCGGGTGCGGGAGGGCGTGACCCTCTATCTGCAATGCGGCACAGTGCAGGTGCGCGACTACTGCATCGCCAAGGGCTATCTGAAGACCTTCCAGGAAGTCGGGGCCGAGATGCTGCAGCCCGCCTGCGGCGCCTGCGGGCAATGCGGGCCGGGGGTGTCCACCGCGCCGGACCAGGTGACGGTCAGCGCGATCAACCGCAACTTTCCCGGCCGGGGAGGACCGGGCTCCGTTTGGCTGGCCAGCCCGCCCACCGTGGCGGCAAGCGCCATCGCGGGCGAGCTCGTCTCATTCGAGGAGCTGAAGCAGCGCTTCGGCTGA
- a CDS encoding FCD domain-containing protein produces the protein MVYLLYQLKGGRNDRFPVAWRLLPIPEVSILQMLNGEPIQRRRLYQDVADRLSKAIIEGDIKAGEPLPSEREIMDAFGVGRTAVREALFALQTDGLVSLSSGRRPVVVEQAKSIMEKLATPARQMLIKPDRLRQLQEARRLLEKSLARQAARTASSEQITAIEAALAKNRAALGDRDAFVRTNMEFHVQIARACDNVFVDALLTAVSEWLDEHRRIAIKKPGAAELAYRRHEEIFQAIRCGEMDAAETAMEQHLIESQDAYWAEVGHGSGSDAQPRE, from the coding sequence ATGGTCTACCTGTTATACCAACTGAAAGGTGGACGCAACGACAGGTTTCCGGTAGCGTGGCGATTGTTGCCGATCCCGGAGGTTTCGATCTTGCAAATGCTGAATGGCGAACCCATCCAACGCCGCCGCCTTTATCAGGATGTTGCCGACCGGCTAAGCAAGGCCATCATCGAGGGCGACATCAAGGCGGGCGAGCCATTGCCATCCGAACGTGAAATCATGGACGCCTTTGGCGTCGGTCGCACCGCCGTGCGCGAAGCTCTGTTCGCCTTGCAGACCGATGGGCTGGTCAGCCTTAGTTCGGGCCGCCGTCCGGTTGTCGTGGAACAGGCCAAGTCGATCATGGAAAAACTTGCGACGCCCGCCCGGCAGATGCTGATCAAGCCCGACCGGCTGCGGCAGTTGCAAGAGGCGCGCAGACTTCTGGAAAAGTCGCTGGCCCGGCAGGCCGCCCGTACCGCGTCGTCCGAACAGATTACTGCCATCGAGGCGGCGCTGGCCAAGAACCGCGCCGCCTTGGGTGACAGAGATGCCTTTGTGCGCACGAATATGGAGTTTCACGTCCAGATCGCACGCGCCTGCGACAATGTCTTCGTCGATGCACTGCTGACCGCGGTTAGCGAGTGGCTGGACGAGCACCGCCGCATCGCCATCAAGAAACCCGGCGCGGCCGAACTGGCCTATCGTCGCCATGAGGAAATTTTCCAAGCGATCCGCTGCGGCGAAATGGACGCAGCTGAAACCGCGATGGAGCAGCATTTGATCGAATCGCAGGATGCCTATTGGGCCGAGGTCGGACACGGCAGCGGTTCGGACGCTCAGCCTAGGGAATGA
- a CDS encoding IS3 family transposase (programmed frameshift) — MAGKRDKPEDIVLKLRQIEVLHGQGMAISDAVRQIGVTEPTYYRWRKQYGGMNRDQLKRLKELEAENQRLRRAVSDLTLDKMILSEAAPGKLLSPSRRRKCIDHVRQALGISERRACRTLGQHRSTQRKVPCGAPDEERLTEDIIALARTYGRYGYRMITGLLNNAGWHVNHKRVERIWRREGLKIPQKQAKKGRLWLNDGSCVRLRPEHPNHVWSYDFVQDRTHDGRLFRTLNIIDEFTKEALVIRANRKLNSTDVIDALTELFILRGPPAFIRSDNGAEFIAKKVQGWIGAVGAKTAFIEPGSPWENGYCESFNARFRDELLDAEVFYSLREAQILIERWRRHYNTVRPHSSLGYRPPAPEALIPIDQRPTMH, encoded by the exons ATGGCAGGCAAGCGAGACAAACCGGAAGACATCGTTCTGAAGCTTCGACAGATCGAAGTGCTTCATGGACAGGGAATGGCGATTTCCGACGCGGTGCGGCAGATCGGCGTGACCGAGCCGACGTATTATCGCTGGCGCAAGCAGTATGGCGGCATGAACCGGGATCAGCTGAAGCGTCTCAAGGAGCTTGAGGCGGAGAACCAGCGGTTGCGGCGCGCGGTGTCAGATCTGACCTTGGACAAGATGATCCTGAGCGAGGCTGCAC CGGGGAAACTTCTAAGCCCTTCGCGCCGTCGCAAGTGCATCGATCATGTGCGGCAGGCGCTTGGCATATCCGAGCGCCGCGCCTGCCGCACCCTCGGGCAGCACCGCTCAACGCAACGCAAGGTTCCTTGCGGCGCCCCGGACGAAGAACGGCTGACGGAGGACATCATCGCGCTCGCTCGCACCTACGGGCGATATGGCTATCGGATGATCACCGGACTGCTGAACAACGCCGGTTGGCATGTAAATCATAAACGCGTGGAACGGATATGGCGGCGTGAAGGGCTGAAGATCCCACAAAAGCAGGCAAAGAAGGGTCGGCTCTGGTTGAACGACGGGTCCTGCGTCCGTCTCCGACCGGAGCACCCGAACCACGTCTGGTCCTATGATTTCGTTCAGGACCGGACACATGACGGACGGCTGTTTCGGACGCTCAATATCATCGACGAATTCACGAAGGAGGCGCTGGTGATCCGTGCAAACCGCAAGCTCAATTCCACCGACGTAATCGACGCCCTGACGGAGCTGTTCATCTTGCGTGGCCCGCCTGCGTTCATAAGGTCCGACAATGGCGCGGAATTCATTGCCAAGAAGGTGCAGGGCTGGATCGGCGCAGTTGGTGCCAAGACCGCGTTCATCGAGCCGGGTTCACCCTGGGAGAACGGGTATTGCGAGAGCTTCAACGCTCGATTCCGCGACGAACTCCTGGACGCAGAAGTCTTCTATTCGCTTAGGGAGGCCCAGATCCTCATCGAGCGATGGCGCCGCCACTACAACACTGTCAGGCCGCACAGCTCCCTGGGATACCGCCCGCCCGCACCGGAAGCCCTCATCCCAATAGACCAGCGGCCGACGATGCACTAA
- a CDS encoding cytochrome P450, protein MADDIPALPGADHTLAFLRQGYAFVGNGCDRLGSDRFRARLMMSRVICARGAWAARLIYDPDLFTRRGAMPPTVLRLLQDKGSVQTLDDAAHRHRKGLFTGLLMTDEAERSFLMILEEEWHRALQDWIAARRIVLFDAVNLVLTRAVFRWTGLPLDDARGMTHQMSSMIENSGRIGPRMWLALARRMRTEAHVRGAVKRARAAHTAEPTPLQRIAQFRDADDRQLSASTAAVELINILRPVVAIGRYVTFAALALHRHPGWRDALQGAGDADYDRFAEEVRRHSPFFPVIGGVARQEVRASGLTLSKGDWMIVDLFGTCHDPRLFPAPDDFDPRRDLSWRRFGTDFVPQGAGDPHRGHRCPGERLTVATIRSATRLLVEAMDYTVPPQDLSVSLDRIPALPKSGVVIDGIAGRESR, encoded by the coding sequence ATGGCCGACGACATTCCAGCGCTTCCCGGCGCCGACCACACGCTGGCTTTCCTGCGGCAGGGCTATGCCTTCGTCGGCAATGGCTGCGACCGGCTGGGGTCCGACCGGTTCCGGGCGCGGCTGATGATGTCGCGGGTGATCTGTGCGCGCGGGGCCTGGGCCGCGCGGCTGATCTATGACCCCGACCTGTTCACCCGCAGGGGCGCGATGCCGCCAACGGTGCTGCGACTGTTGCAGGACAAGGGCAGCGTGCAGACGCTTGACGATGCGGCCCATCGCCATCGCAAGGGGCTGTTCACCGGCCTGCTGATGACCGATGAGGCCGAGCGGTCGTTCCTGATGATTCTCGAGGAGGAATGGCATCGCGCCCTGCAGGACTGGATCGCCGCCCGGCGAATCGTGCTGTTCGACGCGGTGAACTTGGTTCTGACCCGTGCAGTGTTTCGCTGGACGGGACTGCCGCTTGACGATGCGCGCGGCATGACACACCAGATGTCGTCGATGATCGAGAACTCGGGCCGCATAGGGCCGCGCATGTGGCTCGCCCTGGCCCGCCGGATGCGGACCGAGGCGCATGTAAGAGGCGCGGTCAAGCGGGCACGCGCCGCCCACACCGCCGAACCCACGCCGCTGCAACGCATCGCGCAGTTTCGCGATGCGGATGACAGGCAGCTTTCGGCATCCACGGCGGCGGTCGAGCTGATCAATATCCTTCGCCCGGTGGTGGCGATCGGACGCTATGTCACCTTTGCGGCCTTGGCGCTGCACCGGCATCCCGGCTGGCGCGATGCGTTGCAGGGCGCCGGGGATGCCGATTACGACCGTTTCGCCGAGGAGGTGCGCCGCCATTCGCCGTTCTTTCCGGTAATCGGCGGCGTCGCCCGGCAGGAGGTCCGTGCCAGCGGGCTGACACTGTCGAAAGGCGACTGGATGATCGTGGACCTGTTCGGAACCTGCCATGATCCGCGACTGTTTCCCGCGCCCGATGATTTCGATCCCCGCCGCGACCTGTCCTGGCGCAGGTTCGGAACGGATTTTGTCCCGCAGGGCGCAGGCGACCCGCATCGCGGCCACCGCTGTCCCGGTGAGCGTCTGACCGTCGCCACGATCCGCTCTGCAACCCGGCTGCTGGTCGAGGCGATGGATTACACCGTGCCGCCGCAGGATCTGTCGGTCTCGCTGGACCGGATCCCCGCCCTGCCGAAAAGCGGAGTTGTCATCGACGGGATTGCAGGCCGCGAAAGCCGCTGA
- a CDS encoding DUF2243 domain-containing protein translates to MGNGRWIRAGAILGFALGGFFDGILLHQILGWHHLLSLVPSVTDLRIQVMWDGYFHALMSVIAGLGLWLLWRIRQDAPALPGRGLAGALLIGFGVWHVLDTLLSHWILGIHRIRVDSPNPLFWDLLWLGAFGLVPVLAGLWLLRGSGGGLSRRQSGSALLVLFAMTGGMAAVALRPPPDQPLTAVVFRQSLSQAQIDAILERAGGRMVWTDGEGVVLADLPGDRAWSLYRQGALLVGSAGLPPGCFAWSAA, encoded by the coding sequence ATGGGAAACGGTCGATGGATCAGGGCGGGCGCGATCCTGGGCTTTGCCTTGGGCGGGTTCTTCGATGGCATCCTGCTCCATCAGATCCTGGGATGGCACCACCTTCTCAGCCTGGTGCCCAGCGTGACCGATCTGCGGATCCAGGTCATGTGGGATGGCTATTTCCACGCGCTGATGTCTGTGATCGCGGGTTTGGGCCTGTGGCTTTTGTGGCGTATCCGGCAGGATGCCCCCGCACTGCCGGGCAGGGGTCTGGCGGGGGCGCTGCTGATCGGCTTTGGCGTCTGGCACGTTCTCGACACGCTTCTGTCGCACTGGATTCTGGGCATTCACCGTATCCGGGTGGACAGCCCGAATCCCCTGTTCTGGGATCTGCTGTGGCTTGGGGCCTTCGGTCTGGTGCCGGTCCTGGCCGGCCTGTGGCTGCTGCGCGGGTCCGGAGGCGGCCTGTCCCGGCGGCAGTCGGGATCGGCGCTTCTGGTTCTGTTTGCGATGACCGGCGGCATGGCGGCGGTTGCCCTGCGGCCGCCGCCGGACCAGCCCCTGACGGCGGTGGTGTTCCGCCAATCGCTGTCCCAGGCGCAGATCGACGCGATCCTGGAACGAGCCGGCGGCAGGATGGTCTGGACCGATGGCGAGGGCGTGGTTCTGGCGGATCTTCCGGGCGACCGGGCATGGAGCCTTTACCGGCAGGGCGCGCTTTTGGTCGGCAGCGCGGGCCTGCCGCCCGGCTGCTTTGCCTGGTCCGCCGCGTAG